A genome region from Streptomyces sp. NBC_01296 includes the following:
- a CDS encoding SigB/SigF/SigG family RNA polymerase sigma factor, protein MSRSATAVSPVRAADAQITHSAPGDRTMGASPQDVALPDVKNAREMAPADARELSRLFFARLRDLEEGTREYQYTRNTLIEMNLSLVQFAARRFRTRTRGGGLDIEDIIQVGTIGLIKAIDRYDPEREVEFSTLALPYITGEIKRYFRDTTWAVHVPRRLQELRTELAKAQETLTDVLGRAPTVKEVAQHLELSEEQVIDGLVAANGYTSGSLDTACADGDEPSTANRTTRPLTDRLGDVDPAMELFEEFHTLAPLLEQLDERDRLILQLRFGEDKTQAEIGAELGISQMQVSRLLSRTLTRLRAGMLSV, encoded by the coding sequence ATGTCTCGTTCGGCCACCGCCGTAAGCCCCGTTCGTGCAGCAGACGCGCAGATCACACACTCTGCACCCGGCGATCGGACCATGGGAGCCTCACCGCAGGACGTGGCATTGCCCGACGTGAAGAACGCCCGGGAGATGGCACCCGCCGACGCACGCGAGCTCTCGAGGCTCTTCTTCGCAAGGCTCCGCGACCTCGAAGAAGGCACCCGCGAGTACCAGTACACCCGCAACACCCTGATCGAGATGAACCTCTCCCTCGTGCAGTTCGCCGCGCGGCGCTTCCGCACCCGCACACGAGGCGGCGGTCTGGACATCGAGGACATCATCCAGGTGGGCACCATCGGTCTCATCAAAGCCATCGACCGCTACGACCCCGAGCGCGAGGTCGAGTTCTCCACGCTCGCCCTCCCGTACATCACCGGCGAGATCAAGCGCTACTTCCGCGACACCACCTGGGCCGTGCACGTCCCGCGCCGCCTGCAGGAACTGCGCACGGAGCTCGCCAAGGCCCAGGAGACCCTGACCGACGTCCTCGGCCGGGCCCCCACGGTCAAAGAGGTCGCCCAGCACCTCGAACTGAGCGAGGAGCAGGTCATCGACGGGCTGGTCGCCGCCAATGGCTACACCAGCGGCTCCCTCGACACCGCCTGCGCCGACGGTGACGAGCCCTCGACGGCGAACCGGACGACGCGCCCTCTGACGGACCGGCTCGGCGACGTCGACCCGGCCATGGAGCTCTTCGAGGAGTTCCACACCCTCGCCCCGCTTCTGGAGCAACTGGACGAACGCGACCGGCTCATCCTGCAGTTGCGCTTCGGCGAGGACAAGACCCAGGCCGAGATCGGCGCCGAACTGGGCATCTCGCAGATGCAGGTCTCGCGCCTGCTGTCCCGGACCCTGACCCGGCTGCGCGCCGGAATGCTCTCGGTGTAG
- a CDS encoding STAS domain-containing protein produces MPPAHRHEGSVPPTGTHTLYEDVMWADAFVRCGDAGNDGTGAPRPLTAQPLHDRPGAVLHGSCDLGTRPILAAALDVVTRIPGPVLHLDLSAVAFLDPAAVAALVKANATVMGQGRRLLLHHPPYSLRKVVEMFPDECAALEVAA; encoded by the coding sequence ATGCCACCGGCCCACCGACACGAAGGCTCCGTTCCGCCCACCGGCACGCACACGCTCTACGAAGACGTGATGTGGGCGGACGCCTTCGTACGGTGCGGGGACGCCGGGAACGACGGCACCGGTGCGCCACGGCCGCTCACCGCCCAGCCGCTGCATGACCGTCCCGGCGCCGTGCTGCACGGCAGCTGCGACCTCGGCACCCGGCCGATCCTGGCCGCGGCGCTCGACGTCGTCACCCGGATCCCCGGCCCGGTCCTCCATCTCGACCTCTCCGCCGTGGCCTTCCTCGACCCCGCCGCCGTCGCCGCCCTGGTAAAGGCGAACGCCACCGTCATGGGACAGGGCCGTCGTCTGCTGCTCCACCACCCGCCGTACTCGCTCCGCAAGGTAGTGGAGATGTTCCCGGACGAATGTGCGGCGCTGGAGGTCGCAGCATGA
- a CDS encoding sensor histidine kinase — translation MTSVPASTAPGDFVHPALFYQGQADYLAGVGGFVRAALAADEPVLVAVPGPRLDALRDSLGVDAAGVTWTDMTQLGRNPGRILAALQEFTDRQEGRPARIVGEPIWPGRSQAEVQEATRHEALINTAFAGRQATVLCPYDVLGLTAAVVSDARRTHPTVIVEDKNLLSPEYADASVVCADCDSPLPESDGGVPRFAYTSGGLGEVRAYTEAWARGTALSAARRGDLILAVSEAAANSLAHGGGNGSLRLWSTGAGGVVAEIRDAGHLADPLAGRRRPALASVNGGRGLWLIHQLCDLVETRASDSGLTLRMHMTCS, via the coding sequence ATGACGAGCGTTCCTGCGTCCACCGCCCCCGGCGACTTCGTCCACCCCGCCCTCTTCTACCAGGGTCAGGCGGACTACCTGGCAGGCGTGGGCGGGTTCGTACGGGCCGCCCTCGCGGCCGACGAGCCGGTACTCGTGGCCGTGCCCGGGCCTCGACTGGACGCCCTGCGCGACAGCCTCGGCGTCGACGCGGCCGGGGTCACCTGGACGGACATGACGCAGCTGGGCCGCAATCCCGGCCGCATCCTGGCCGCCCTGCAGGAATTCACCGACCGGCAAGAGGGCCGCCCCGCCCGCATCGTGGGCGAGCCGATCTGGCCCGGCCGCTCGCAGGCAGAGGTGCAGGAGGCCACGCGCCACGAGGCTCTCATCAACACCGCCTTCGCAGGGCGGCAGGCCACCGTCCTGTGCCCTTACGACGTCCTGGGCCTGACGGCCGCGGTGGTGTCCGATGCCCGGCGTACCCATCCCACCGTGATCGTGGAGGACAAGAACCTGCTCAGCCCGGAGTACGCCGACGCCTCGGTGGTCTGCGCCGACTGCGACAGCCCTCTGCCCGAAAGCGACGGGGGTGTGCCCCGGTTCGCCTACACGTCCGGGGGGCTGGGCGAGGTGCGCGCGTACACCGAGGCCTGGGCCCGCGGCACGGCCCTGAGCGCGGCCCGGCGCGGCGATCTGATCCTCGCGGTCAGCGAGGCCGCAGCCAACTCCCTCGCCCACGGCGGCGGGAACGGATCGCTGCGGCTGTGGAGCACCGGCGCCGGCGGAGTCGTGGCCGAGATCCGCGACGCCGGCCACCTGGCCGACCCGCTGGCGGGGCGCCGCCGCCCCGCCCTGGCATCGGTCAACGGAGGCCGCGGCCTGTGGTTGATCCATCAGCTGTGCGACCTGGTCGAGACCCGCGCCTCGGACAGCGGCCTCACTCTGAGGATGCACATGACATGCTCCTGA
- a CDS encoding ATP-binding protein has translation MVQRRRLALSGVRGHVAKGRDFTRQALQDWGWGWDGNATAEDTLLLVSELLTNASLHAGGCIELALSAGEVLRIEVFDGTTTLPHRHPSPQRGLPGGHGLHIVERLSDRWGTHTHENGKAVWAEIEASRLTSGRPTGR, from the coding sequence GTGGTGCAGCGCCGCCGGCTCGCCCTCTCCGGCGTCCGCGGCCACGTCGCCAAGGGGCGCGACTTCACGCGGCAGGCCTTGCAGGACTGGGGCTGGGGCTGGGACGGGAACGCGACCGCCGAGGACACCCTGCTCCTCGTGTCCGAACTGCTGACCAACGCATCACTGCACGCGGGTGGTTGCATCGAACTCGCGCTGTCCGCCGGCGAGGTTCTTCGGATCGAGGTCTTCGACGGCACGACGACGCTGCCCCACCGCCACCCGTCCCCGCAGCGCGGACTCCCGGGCGGCCACGGTCTCCACATAGTGGAGCGTCTCTCCGATCGCTGGGGCACTCACACCCACGAGAACGGCAAGGCCGTCTGGGCCGAGATCGAGGCATCGCGGCTGACCTCGGGCAGGCCCACCGGCCGGTGA
- a CDS encoding NAD(P)/FAD-dependent oxidoreductase, protein MASPKILVVGGGFAGVECVRRLERRLSPAEAEITLITPSSFQLYLPLLPQVAAGVLTPQSIAVSLRRSRRHRTRIVPGGAVGVDTRAKVCVVRKISGELTPLPYDHLVLAPGSVTRSFDIPGLAEHARGMKTLAEAAHLRDHVIAQLDLADACEDEAERASRLCFVVVGGGYAGTETAACLQRLTHHAVRRYPRLDPRQIRWHLVDIAPTLMPELGEALGASALDVLRRRGIEVSLGVSVAKAGPDEVTLTDGRVLRSRTLIWTAGVAASPLIATLEADTDRGRLVVSPDLTVPGHPGVLALGDAAAVPDLAAGRDGAVCPPTAQHAQRQGRTAAANLIATLRHRPLRPYRHEDLGLVVDLGGHDGVSRPLGIALRGLPAQAVARGYHWAALRTHVARTRVLTNWLLNAVAGDDFVRTGFQAWRPPALREFEHTDAYLTPEQVRAHSAPLRAGRLP, encoded by the coding sequence GTGGCAAGTCCGAAGATCCTGGTGGTGGGCGGCGGCTTCGCCGGTGTGGAGTGCGTACGCCGCCTGGAGCGGCGCCTCTCCCCCGCCGAGGCGGAGATCACCCTCATCACCCCGTCCTCCTTCCAGCTGTACCTGCCGCTGCTGCCGCAGGTGGCCGCCGGGGTGCTGACCCCGCAGTCGATCGCCGTGTCCCTGCGCCGCAGCCGCCGGCACCGTACCCGCATCGTTCCCGGCGGCGCTGTCGGCGTGGACACCCGGGCGAAGGTGTGCGTCGTACGGAAGATCTCGGGCGAGCTCACCCCGCTGCCCTACGACCACCTGGTCCTGGCCCCGGGCAGCGTCACCCGCTCCTTCGACATCCCCGGGCTCGCCGAGCACGCCCGCGGTATGAAGACCCTCGCCGAAGCCGCCCACCTGCGCGATCACGTCATCGCGCAGCTCGACCTCGCCGATGCGTGCGAGGACGAGGCGGAGCGGGCGTCCCGGCTCTGCTTCGTCGTCGTGGGCGGCGGCTACGCCGGCACCGAGACGGCGGCCTGCCTGCAGCGGCTCACCCACCACGCGGTCCGGCGCTACCCGCGCCTGGACCCGCGGCAGATCCGCTGGCACCTCGTGGACATCGCGCCGACGCTGATGCCCGAGCTCGGCGAGGCCCTCGGCGCATCGGCGCTGGACGTGCTCAGGCGCCGCGGCATCGAGGTGTCGCTCGGCGTGTCCGTCGCCAAGGCCGGGCCGGACGAGGTGACGCTCACCGACGGGCGTGTCCTGCGCAGCCGCACCCTGATCTGGACCGCCGGGGTGGCCGCCAGTCCGCTCATCGCCACCCTGGAGGCCGACACCGACCGCGGACGGCTCGTGGTCTCCCCCGACCTGACGGTGCCCGGCCATCCCGGAGTCCTCGCGCTCGGCGACGCGGCCGCGGTCCCCGACCTCGCCGCGGGCCGGGACGGGGCCGTCTGCCCGCCCACGGCCCAGCACGCCCAGCGGCAGGGGCGCACGGCCGCCGCCAACCTCATCGCGACCCTGCGCCACCGGCCGCTGCGGCCCTATCGGCACGAGGACCTGGGGCTCGTGGTGGACCTGGGCGGACACGACGGAGTCTCCAGGCCGCTCGGCATCGCGCTGCGCGGACTGCCCGCGCAGGCGGTGGCGCGGGGGTACCACTGGGCGGCGCTGCGCACTCATGTGGCCAGGACGAGGGTGCTGACGAACTGGCTCCTCAACGCGGTTGCCGGCGACGACTTCGTGCGGACGGGCTTCCAGGCGTGGAGGCCACCGGCGCTGCGGGAGTTCGAGCACACCGACGCGTACCTGACGCCCGAACAGGTTCGCGCACACTCGGCTCCCCTCCGTGCGGGGCGCCTGCCGTAG
- a CDS encoding DUF4230 domain-containing protein: protein METSSDRPGGSRRPWWGRIAAVLVVVVVLIVLVARFGLVPGLGSLFGEETRDRSGPALLKSIQDMDRYEAAVGNFQVVVDLEKDAAFLPDAIRGTRTLYVGAGTVSGYVDLSGLGERNVSVNGDRTKASIRLPHAVLGTAALDPNRSYAVSKQRGLLDRIGDLFSDNPAGEQAVQKLAAQHIDEAARDSGLGERAEKNTTAMLDGLLRSLGFREVTVAYG, encoded by the coding sequence ATGGAAACCTCTTCGGATCGTCCGGGCGGCTCGCGGCGCCCGTGGTGGGGGCGGATCGCGGCCGTTCTCGTGGTGGTCGTGGTGCTGATCGTGCTCGTGGCGCGCTTCGGCCTGGTTCCGGGACTCGGCAGCCTCTTCGGCGAGGAGACCCGGGACCGCTCCGGCCCGGCTCTGCTCAAGTCGATCCAGGACATGGACCGTTACGAGGCCGCCGTCGGCAACTTCCAGGTGGTCGTGGACCTGGAGAAGGACGCGGCGTTCCTGCCGGACGCCATCCGCGGAACGCGCACCCTGTACGTGGGGGCCGGCACGGTCAGCGGTTACGTCGACCTGAGCGGGCTGGGCGAGCGGAACGTCTCCGTGAACGGCGACCGCACCAAGGCGTCGATCCGGCTGCCGCACGCGGTGCTCGGCACGGCCGCCCTCGACCCGAACCGCTCGTACGCGGTGTCGAAGCAGCGGGGCCTGCTGGACCGGATCGGGGATTTGTTCTCCGACAACCCGGCCGGTGAGCAGGCCGTGCAGAAGCTCGCCGCGCAGCACATCGACGAAGCGGCCCGCGACAGCGGTCTCGGGGAGCGCGCCGAGAAGAACACCACGGCGATGCTGGACGGGCTCCTCCGGTCCCTCGGCTTCCGTGAGGTGACGGTCGCCTACGGGTGA
- a CDS encoding mechanosensitive ion channel family protein, with translation MNHALRLLTVLGGSILLTIAAGWAADLLLRRADARHPETPLWNALRRCRPALQIVLLAALLRGAHRQTAWRPLQENEAAVDRALSLALIGAGAWLIVGVASAAVESGYARYAAGTRDPARLRRVRTQVTLITRVVTAVVAVIAAAAMLLTFPSFRALGTSVLASAGIIGIVAGIAAQSTLGNLFAGFQIAFGDLVRIGDTVVVAGEWGVVEDITLTFLAVRTWDERRITMPVSYFTTRPFENWSRGGVQMTGTVFLHCDHSAPMDLVRDKVHEILHHCPEWDGRGWDVAVTETTPSTMVVRAIVTAKDADDLWTVRCAVREQLVAWLSEKHPGALPRLLLGPSPEPGTGPSHP, from the coding sequence ATGAACCACGCTCTTCGCTTGCTCACCGTCCTGGGAGGCTCGATCCTCCTCACCATCGCGGCCGGATGGGCCGCCGACCTGCTGCTGCGCCGAGCCGACGCACGCCACCCGGAAACGCCCCTGTGGAATGCGCTGCGCCGCTGCCGCCCGGCCCTGCAGATCGTGCTGCTCGCCGCACTGCTCAGGGGAGCCCACCGGCAGACCGCGTGGCGCCCGCTGCAGGAGAACGAGGCCGCCGTCGACCGGGCCCTCTCGCTCGCGCTGATCGGCGCCGGTGCCTGGCTGATCGTGGGCGTGGCCTCGGCCGCCGTCGAGTCCGGCTACGCCCGCTACGCGGCCGGCACCCGCGACCCCGCCAGGCTCCGCCGGGTCCGCACCCAGGTCACCCTGATCACACGGGTCGTGACCGCCGTCGTCGCCGTCATCGCGGCCGCGGCGATGCTCCTCACCTTCCCGAGCTTCCGCGCACTCGGCACGTCCGTGCTCGCCTCCGCCGGCATCATCGGAATCGTGGCCGGCATCGCGGCCCAGTCCACCCTCGGAAACCTCTTCGCCGGGTTCCAGATCGCCTTCGGCGACCTGGTGCGCATCGGCGACACGGTCGTGGTCGCAGGCGAGTGGGGCGTGGTGGAGGACATCACCCTCACCTTCCTCGCCGTACGGACCTGGGACGAGCGCCGCATCACCATGCCCGTCTCGTACTTCACCACCCGCCCCTTCGAGAACTGGTCCCGCGGCGGCGTCCAGATGACCGGCACGGTCTTCCTCCACTGTGACCACAGCGCTCCCATGGACCTCGTACGCGACAAAGTGCACGAGATCCTGCACCACTGCCCGGAGTGGGACGGCCGCGGCTGGGACGTCGCCGTCACGGAGACGACTCCCTCCACCATGGTCGTCCGCGCGATCGTCACGGCCAAGGACGCCGACGACCTGTGGACGGTGCGCTGTGCCGTACGGGAACAGCTGGTCGCCTGGCTCTCGGAGAAGCACCCGGGCGCCCTGCCCCGCCTGCTCCTCGGGCCGTCGCCGGAGCCCGGGACGGGCCCCTCTCACCCGTAG
- a CDS encoding response regulator transcription factor, translating into MTKVLVLHSVSLVRSALAALLRSEGPFEVTSAGWRAAARQAESLQPDVTVVDLDCPGTTAVLADDGRADHQVLAPPSPVLVLASTGAPGQLHRAFRAEARGYVDKDGSPGRLVRAVRKVAAGERFIDASLASAFMEADPVPLSPRELSVLTRAAEGDSIAEIACTLHLASGTVRNYMAAATRKTGARNLIDAIRISRRAGWV; encoded by the coding sequence ATGACGAAGGTCCTGGTCCTGCACAGCGTCAGCCTGGTCAGGTCGGCACTGGCCGCCCTCCTGAGATCCGAAGGGCCCTTCGAGGTCACGTCGGCGGGCTGGCGGGCCGCGGCCCGCCAGGCCGAGTCGTTACAACCAGATGTGACGGTCGTCGACCTCGACTGTCCGGGGACGACGGCCGTCCTCGCCGATGACGGGCGCGCCGACCACCAGGTCCTCGCGCCCCCGTCCCCCGTCCTGGTGCTCGCGTCGACCGGCGCGCCCGGGCAGCTGCACCGCGCGTTCCGCGCCGAGGCGCGCGGCTACGTCGACAAGGACGGCTCGCCGGGGCGGCTCGTACGGGCGGTCCGGAAGGTCGCCGCGGGGGAACGGTTCATCGACGCCTCGCTGGCTTCCGCGTTCATGGAGGCCGACCCGGTGCCGCTGAGCCCGCGGGAGCTGAGCGTGCTGACCCGGGCCGCGGAGGGCGATTCGATCGCCGAGATCGCCTGCACGCTGCACCTGGCGAGCGGGACGGTACGCAACTACATGGCCGCGGCGACCCGTAAGACCGGGGCGCGCAACCTCATCGACGCGATCCGGATATCCCGGCGGGCCGGCTGGGTCTGA
- a CDS encoding ABC transporter ATP-binding protein translates to MTGGGARGRVAPEGRRFLRGHKGAVGRLAAWSLLESAHTFLGGYGVARALDDGFLAGRTATGLGWLAAAGAGALIGAFALRGVFAGLADLVEPLRDGLVRRAVRQALDRAVADPAGAADTGAVSRLTQQTEMARDSFAGLVLTARSFVFTAAGALVGMAALAPVLLLVVLPPLLLGMAAFLATLRPLASVQRRSLDTDEALADRVGTLAEGLRDIVACGGQTAAEARVEPLIAAQERLARTLAGWAALRTLALGTAGRLPVIALLAATPWLLGRGITAGTLAGGLTYLVQALLPALNSLMTALGSAGTRLLVVLERFGGPVPPDPAGHGPVKPQPQPLPRPAGPPTDAAAQLRGVTFAYGPGAAPVLDDLDLVVRPGEHLAVVGPSGIGKSTLTALLAGMLSPDAGSVLVAGAAARRGPGATGPDPRRTLLPQQAYVFTGTVRENLTHLAAPPGSSGPGDARVQDAVRALGLDALVARLGGLDAEVSPRLLSRGEGQQLALAAAYLSPAPLLLLDEATCHLDPAAEERAERALADRPGTLVVVAHRVSSAARADRVLVLDGTRAVCGTHDELPARSPLYRDLVGRWNQAGDE, encoded by the coding sequence GTGACCGGGGGAGGGGCCCGGGGCCGGGTGGCACCCGAGGGCCGGCGGTTCCTGCGCGGCCACAAAGGGGCTGTCGGGCGGCTGGCCGCCTGGTCGCTCCTGGAGTCCGCGCACACCTTCCTGGGCGGCTACGGCGTGGCCCGCGCCCTCGACGACGGCTTCCTCGCCGGCCGCACCGCCACCGGTCTCGGCTGGCTGGCCGCGGCCGGAGCCGGAGCGCTGATCGGCGCCTTCGCGCTGCGCGGTGTGTTCGCCGGGCTCGCGGACCTCGTGGAGCCGCTGCGGGACGGCTTGGTCCGGCGGGCGGTGCGGCAGGCGCTGGACCGGGCGGTCGCCGACCCGGCGGGCGCTGCCGACACGGGCGCCGTGTCCCGGCTGACCCAGCAGACGGAAATGGCCCGGGACTCCTTCGCAGGGCTGGTCCTGACGGCACGTTCGTTCGTGTTCACCGCCGCGGGCGCCCTCGTCGGCATGGCCGCCCTGGCGCCCGTGCTGCTGCTGGTCGTGCTGCCGCCCCTGCTGCTGGGCATGGCCGCCTTCCTGGCCACGCTGCGCCCCCTGGCCTCCGTACAACGCAGGTCCCTGGACACCGACGAGGCGCTGGCGGACCGGGTGGGGACGCTGGCCGAGGGCCTGCGCGACATCGTCGCCTGCGGGGGACAGACCGCTGCGGAAGCCCGGGTGGAGCCCCTGATCGCCGCCCAGGAACGGCTGGCGCGCACCCTCGCCGGCTGGGCGGCCCTGCGCACCCTGGCCCTGGGCACGGCGGGCCGGCTGCCGGTGATCGCACTCCTCGCGGCAACGCCCTGGCTGCTGGGCCGCGGGATCACCGCCGGTACGCTGGCCGGCGGCCTCACGTACCTGGTCCAGGCCCTGCTGCCCGCCCTCAACTCCCTGATGACCGCTCTGGGTTCCGCCGGAACCCGGCTGCTCGTGGTCCTCGAACGCTTCGGCGGTCCGGTGCCGCCGGACCCGGCCGGCCACGGCCCCGTAAAGCCGCAGCCGCAGCCGTTGCCCCGGCCGGCGGGCCCGCCGACCGACGCCGCGGCCCAGCTCCGGGGCGTCACTTTCGCCTACGGCCCCGGCGCGGCTCCCGTACTCGACGACCTCGACCTGGTGGTGCGCCCGGGGGAGCACCTCGCGGTGGTCGGACCGAGCGGCATCGGCAAGTCCACGCTCACCGCCCTGCTCGCCGGAATGCTGTCACCCGACGCGGGATCGGTCCTCGTCGCCGGCGCGGCCGCCCGCCGGGGACCGGGGGCGACCGGGCCGGACCCGCGGCGGACCCTGCTGCCTCAGCAGGCCTACGTGTTCACCGGCACCGTACGGGAGAACCTGACCCACCTCGCCGCGCCCCCGGGCAGTTCCGGGCCCGGCGACGCCCGGGTGCAGGACGCCGTCCGCGCCCTCGGGCTGGACGCGCTGGTGGCACGGCTCGGCGGCCTGGACGCCGAGGTGTCCCCGCGGCTGCTGTCCCGGGGCGAGGGCCAGCAGCTCGCGCTCGCCGCCGCCTACCTCTCGCCCGCGCCGCTGCTGCTGCTCGACGAGGCCACCTGCCACCTGGACCCGGCTGCCGAGGAGCGTGCCGAACGGGCCCTCGCGGACCGTCCCGGCACCCTCGTCGTCGTGGCCCACCGCGTCTCGTCCGCGGCCCGCGCCGACCGGGTCCTCGTCCTCGACGGGACCCGCGCCGTCTGCGGCACGCATGACGAACTCCCCGCCAGGTCACCCCTGTACCGCGATCTGGTGGGGAGATGGAACCAGGCCGGGGACGAGTGA